A window of the Emys orbicularis isolate rEmyOrb1 chromosome 1, rEmyOrb1.hap1, whole genome shotgun sequence genome harbors these coding sequences:
- the RFC3 gene encoding replication factor C subunit 3: MSLWADKYRPCALGRVDYHREQAAQLRNLVQCGDFPHLVVYGPSGAGKKTRIMCLLRELYGAGVEKLRIEHQSITTPSKKKIEISTIASNYHLEVNPSDAGNSDRVVIQELLKTVAQSQQLETSTQRDFKVVLLTEVDKLTKDAQHALRRTMEKYMATCRLILCCNSVSKIIAPIQSRCLAVRVPAPSIEDICHVLSSVCKKEGLTLPQDLARRLAEKSGRNLRKALLMCEACRVQQYPFTSDQDIPETDWEVYLRETANAIVSQQTPQRLLEVRGRLYELLTHCIPPEIIMKGLLSELLNNCDGQLKGEVAQMAAFYEHRLQLGSKAIYHLEAFVAKFMALYKKFMEDGLEDMMF, translated from the exons ATGAGTCTCTGGGCGGACAAGTACCGGCCCTGTGCCCTCGGCAGGGTGGATTATCACCGCGAGCAGGCGGCCCAGCTCCGCAACCTG GTTCAGTGTGGTGACTTCCCTCATCTGGTAGTGTATGGACCATCTGGAGCTGGAAAAAAGACCAGGATAATGTGTTTGTTAAGGGAGCTGTATGGTGCAGGAGTGGAGAAACTGAGAATTGAACATCAGAGCATAACA ACACCCTctaaaaagaaaattgaaattAGTACCATTGCAAGCAATTATCATCTTGAAGTTAACCCAAG TGATGCAGGAAACAGTGACCGTGTGGTAATTCAGGAGCTATTGAAGACAGTAGCACAATCCCAACAACTTGAGACAAGTACTCAAAGAGATTTTAAAG TGGTGCTGCTGACAGAAGTTGATAAACTTACTAAAGATGCTCAGCATGCGTTGCGAAGAACCATGGAGAAATATATGGCCACCTGCAGATTGATCCTGTGTTGCAATTCCGTTTCAAAAATCATTGCACCTATTCAAAGCAGATGTCTGGCAGTGCGAGTGCCTGCTCCCAGTATTGAAGAT ATCTGTCATGTGTTGTCCAGTGTGTGCAAGAAGGAGGGGCTGACTCTTCCTCAAGATCTGGCTCGTAGGCTAGCAGAAAAGTCTGGCAGGAATCTTCGGAAGGCACTGCTTATGTGTGAGGCTTGCAGAGTCCAGCA GTATCCTTTCACTTCAGATCAGGACATCCCTGAGACAGACTGGGAGGTATATCTGAGAGAGACTGCAAATGCTATTGTCAGTCAGCAGACTCCCCAGAG GTTACTTGAAGTTCGTGGACGGCTTTATGAACTCTTAACCCACTGCATTCCTCCTGAGATAATAATGAAG GGCCTTTTGTCAGAACTTCTAAATAATTGTGATGGGCAACTAAAAGGAGAGGTTGCACAGATGGCAGCCTTCTATGAGCACCGACTGCAACTGGGCAGCAAAGCCATTTATCATCTGGAAGCATTTGTGGCAAAGTTTATGGCACTTTATAAGAAGTTTATGGAGGATGGACTAGAAGACATGATGTTCTAA